In Arthrobacter burdickii, one DNA window encodes the following:
- the ileS gene encoding isoleucine--tRNA ligase, giving the protein MRQMPQIYPKAVSPDDSGASSGTSASPRFPELEERVLRYWQEDGTFQASIDARDAGVDGSNEFVFYDGPPFANGLPHYGHLLTGYAKDLVGRYQTQRGHRVERRFGWDTHGLPAELEAMKQLGMTDKQQIVAMGIDNFNDAARASVMKYAGEWRDYVTRQARWVDFDNDYKTLNPEYMESVLWAFKTLHEKGLTYNGYRVLPYCWNDETPLSNHELRMDEDVYQDRQDQTVTVTFPLLAGESALSKDLAGVQALAWTTTPWTLPTNAALAVGPDIAYVVVEAERDGGTGRYLLAEDLLGNYAKDLGFADAAAARESVTSRHLGSELEGLTYEPLWDYLADPEEGGYRNAFRILVADYVTTTDGTGLVHQAPAYGEEDQKVCEDAGIQVILSVDEGAKFLPMFGRGPLADIVGLQVFDANRHITRVLKSAGRLVRQASYVHSYPHCWRCRKPLIYRAVSSWYVEVTKIRDRMVELNQDITWIPGNVKDGQFGKWLSNARDWSISRNRFWGSPIPVWQSDDPEYPRTDVYGSLAELQADFGRLPLNKQGEVDLHRPFIDELTRPNPDDPTGRSTMRRVEDVLDVWFDSGSMPYGQVHYPFENEQWFDTHNPADFIVEYIGQTRGWFYMLHILSTALFDRPAFRNVISHGIVLGSDGQKMSKSLRNYPDVSEVFDRDGSDAMRWFLMASPILRGGNLVVTEQGIRDGVRQVILPLWNVWHFFSLYTNAANGGDGYEAKTVTPEAAAQLREPIDRYILANTGNLIRDLTEALDAFTISDACESLRRYLDTLTNWYVRRSRQRFFDEDTDAFDVLYTCLEAVCRVAAPLLPLVTEEIWRGLTGGRSVHLTDWPEAASFPAAPDLVEQMDRTRQVCSVGSSLRKAANLRVRLPLRELTVVAPGAEGLSGQYSAIIADELNLKGVRLVDSADAEPAEFGISQRLVVNARAAGPRLGKNVQTVIKASKSGDWSVDDDGGVTAGGLALEPHEYTLDTVVEGNDAASKAVTVLPGGGFLVLDTEVTDELAAEGTARDAIRAIQQARRDADLDISDRITTTIGVAPDQVAALEANAELIRAETLTLDLRITAVEGSGNEFSITVGKQEQQHG; this is encoded by the coding sequence ATGAGACAAATGCCGCAGATCTACCCCAAAGCCGTGTCGCCCGACGACAGCGGTGCTTCCTCCGGAACCAGCGCCTCCCCGCGCTTCCCCGAGCTCGAGGAACGCGTGCTCCGCTACTGGCAGGAGGACGGCACCTTCCAGGCCTCCATCGATGCCCGCGATGCCGGCGTCGACGGATCGAACGAATTCGTGTTCTACGACGGCCCGCCCTTCGCCAACGGCCTGCCGCACTACGGCCACCTCCTCACCGGCTATGCCAAGGACCTCGTAGGTCGCTACCAGACGCAGCGCGGCCACCGGGTGGAACGCCGCTTCGGCTGGGACACGCACGGCCTGCCCGCCGAACTCGAGGCGATGAAGCAGCTCGGCATGACCGACAAGCAGCAGATCGTCGCCATGGGCATCGACAACTTCAACGACGCAGCGCGGGCCTCCGTCATGAAGTACGCGGGGGAGTGGCGCGACTACGTGACCCGCCAGGCCCGCTGGGTGGACTTCGACAACGACTACAAGACCCTCAACCCCGAGTACATGGAGTCCGTCCTCTGGGCCTTCAAGACGCTGCACGAGAAGGGCCTGACCTACAACGGGTACCGCGTGCTGCCGTACTGCTGGAACGACGAGACCCCCCTGTCGAACCACGAACTCCGGATGGACGAGGACGTCTACCAGGACCGCCAGGACCAGACCGTCACGGTCACCTTTCCCCTCCTCGCAGGCGAATCGGCCCTCTCGAAGGACCTCGCCGGCGTCCAGGCCCTCGCCTGGACCACCACGCCCTGGACGCTGCCCACCAACGCCGCGCTCGCCGTCGGGCCCGACATCGCGTACGTCGTCGTCGAGGCGGAGCGCGACGGCGGAACCGGGCGCTACCTGCTGGCGGAGGACCTGCTCGGCAACTACGCCAAGGACCTCGGCTTCGCGGACGCCGCCGCCGCCCGGGAATCGGTCACCTCGCGGCACCTCGGCTCCGAGCTGGAGGGCCTCACCTACGAGCCGCTGTGGGACTACCTCGCCGATCCCGAGGAGGGCGGCTACCGCAACGCCTTCCGCATCCTGGTGGCGGACTACGTCACGACGACGGACGGCACCGGCCTCGTACACCAGGCACCCGCCTACGGCGAGGAGGACCAGAAGGTGTGCGAGGACGCCGGCATCCAGGTGATCCTCTCGGTCGACGAGGGCGCGAAGTTCCTGCCGATGTTCGGCAGGGGCCCGCTCGCGGACATCGTCGGACTGCAGGTCTTCGACGCGAACCGGCACATCACGCGCGTGCTCAAGTCCGCGGGACGCCTGGTGCGCCAAGCCAGCTACGTGCACAGCTACCCGCACTGCTGGCGGTGCCGCAAGCCGCTCATCTACCGGGCCGTGTCCTCGTGGTACGTCGAGGTCACGAAGATCCGCGACCGCATGGTGGAGCTCAACCAGGACATCACCTGGATCCCCGGCAACGTCAAGGACGGCCAGTTCGGCAAGTGGCTCTCCAACGCGCGCGACTGGTCCATCAGCCGCAACCGCTTCTGGGGCAGCCCCATCCCGGTGTGGCAGTCGGACGACCCCGAGTACCCGCGCACCGACGTCTACGGCTCGCTCGCCGAGCTCCAAGCGGACTTCGGCCGCCTCCCACTCAACAAGCAGGGCGAGGTGGACCTCCACCGTCCCTTCATCGACGAGCTCACGCGGCCCAACCCCGACGACCCGACGGGCCGCTCCACCATGCGCCGCGTCGAGGACGTCCTGGACGTCTGGTTCGACTCCGGGTCCATGCCCTACGGACAGGTGCACTACCCCTTCGAGAACGAGCAGTGGTTCGACACCCACAACCCCGCGGACTTCATCGTCGAGTACATCGGGCAGACGCGCGGCTGGTTCTACATGCTGCACATCCTCTCCACGGCGCTGTTCGACCGGCCGGCTTTCCGCAACGTCATCAGCCACGGCATCGTGCTCGGCTCCGACGGGCAGAAGATGTCCAAGAGCCTGCGCAACTACCCGGACGTCTCCGAGGTCTTCGACCGGGACGGCTCCGACGCCATGCGCTGGTTCCTCATGGCCTCACCCATCCTCCGCGGCGGCAACCTCGTGGTCACGGAGCAGGGCATCCGCGACGGCGTCCGCCAGGTCATCCTGCCGCTGTGGAACGTCTGGCACTTCTTCAGCCTCTACACGAACGCAGCCAACGGCGGCGACGGCTACGAGGCGAAGACGGTGACCCCCGAGGCCGCGGCCCAGCTGAGGGAGCCGATCGACCGCTACATCCTCGCGAACACCGGCAACCTCATCCGTGACCTCACCGAGGCCCTCGATGCCTTCACCATCAGCGACGCCTGCGAGTCCCTGCGCCGGTACCTGGACACGCTCACCAACTGGTACGTCCGCCGGAGCCGGCAGCGCTTCTTCGACGAGGACACCGACGCCTTCGACGTGCTCTACACATGCCTCGAAGCCGTGTGCCGCGTCGCGGCACCGCTGCTTCCCCTCGTCACCGAGGAGATCTGGCGCGGCCTCACCGGTGGTCGGTCCGTCCACCTCACCGACTGGCCCGAGGCGGCGTCGTTCCCCGCCGCTCCCGACCTCGTGGAGCAGATGGACCGCACCCGCCAGGTGTGCTCCGTGGGCTCCAGCCTGCGGAAGGCGGCGAACCTGAGGGTGAGGCTCCCGCTGCGGGAACTGACCGTCGTCGCGCCCGGCGCAGAGGGCCTCTCGGGCCAGTACTCGGCGATCATCGCGGACGAACTCAACCTCAAGGGTGTCCGGCTCGTCGACTCGGCCGACGCCGAGCCGGCCGAATTCGGCATCTCCCAGCGCCTCGTGGTCAACGCCCGCGCCGCCGGCCCACGCCTCGGCAAGAACGTGCAGACGGTCATCAAGGCGTCGAAGTCCGGGGACTGGTCCGTGGACGACGACGGCGGCGTCACCGCGGGTGGCCTCGCCCTCGAGCCGCACGAGTACACGCTCGACACCGTGGTGGAGGGCAACGATGCAGCCTCCAAGGCCGTGACGGTCCTGCCGGGTGGCGGGTTCCTGGTCCTCGACACGGAGGTCACGGACGAACTGGCGGCTGAGGGAACAGCCCGCGACGCGATCCGCGCCATCCAGCAGGCCCGTCGCGATGCCGACCTCGACATCAGCGACCGCATCACCACCACCATCGGCGTGGCGCCGGACCAGGTGGCCGCGCTCGAGGCGAATGCCGAGCTGATCAGGGCGGAGACCCTGACGCTGGACCTGCGCATCACGGCGGTCGAGGGCTCGGGCAATGAATTCAGCATCACCGTCGGGAAGCAGGAGCAGCAGCATGGATGA
- a CDS encoding bifunctional folylpolyglutamate synthase/dihydrofolate synthase, translating to MDDTNGTGTEGRAELDAFSVESVYAELLSRAPEDRMEPRMAPLHRAMEILGEPNRAFPIIHITGTNGKTSTARMIESILLAHDLRTGRYTSPHLSRVTERISIDGEPVADETFVRVWDEIRPYLDIVDGELQAAGEPRLTYFECVTILAFAIFADEPVDVGVIEVGLGGITDATNVGDGQVAVITPISLDHTDLLGDTVEDIALEKAGIIKPGSFLVSAIQPRDAAQVLLERAREVGAEFRFEGVEFGVESRTVAVGGQVVSLTGLAGRYGELLVPLHGEHQAENAAVAVAAVEAFLGGGERELQTELVRNGLRAVTSPGRLEVVRTAPSIIVDAAHNPAGARAAAKGIREAFEFSRLVLVIGVLQDKDAAAILAELHEELAGILEDVCLTQSTSPRSIPAADLLQAALSAGFAEENINIAPGLDDALEWAVMKAEENNDLAGGILVTGSITVVGEARTLLGK from the coding sequence ATGGATGACACGAACGGAACCGGCACCGAGGGCCGCGCAGAACTCGATGCGTTCTCGGTCGAGAGCGTGTACGCCGAGCTGCTGAGCCGGGCGCCGGAGGACCGGATGGAGCCCCGGATGGCTCCGCTGCACCGGGCCATGGAGATCCTGGGCGAGCCGAACAGGGCCTTCCCGATCATCCACATCACGGGCACCAACGGCAAGACGTCGACGGCGCGCATGATCGAGAGCATCCTCCTGGCGCACGATCTTCGGACCGGCCGCTACACGAGTCCACACCTCTCACGGGTCACGGAGCGCATCAGCATCGACGGAGAGCCCGTGGCGGACGAGACCTTCGTCCGGGTATGGGACGAGATCAGGCCCTACCTCGACATCGTCGACGGTGAGCTGCAGGCCGCCGGTGAACCACGCCTGACCTACTTCGAGTGCGTCACCATCCTCGCGTTCGCGATCTTCGCGGACGAGCCGGTCGACGTCGGCGTCATCGAGGTGGGGCTCGGCGGCATCACCGACGCCACCAACGTGGGCGACGGGCAGGTCGCCGTGATCACACCGATCTCCCTCGACCACACCGATCTCCTCGGCGACACGGTCGAGGACATCGCGCTCGAGAAGGCCGGCATCATCAAGCCCGGCTCCTTCCTGGTCAGCGCGATCCAGCCCCGCGACGCCGCGCAGGTCCTCCTCGAGCGTGCCCGCGAGGTGGGAGCGGAATTCCGCTTCGAAGGCGTCGAGTTCGGTGTCGAGTCGCGCACGGTCGCCGTCGGCGGGCAGGTGGTGTCGCTCACCGGGCTCGCCGGCCGCTACGGGGAGCTGCTGGTGCCCCTCCACGGTGAGCACCAAGCGGAGAACGCGGCCGTGGCCGTCGCCGCGGTGGAGGCCTTCCTCGGCGGTGGCGAGCGGGAGCTCCAGACGGAGCTCGTGCGCAACGGGCTGCGTGCCGTCACGTCGCCCGGACGCCTCGAGGTGGTCCGTACGGCTCCGAGCATCATCGTGGATGCGGCCCACAATCCTGCCGGCGCCCGCGCCGCGGCCAAGGGGATCCGTGAGGCCTTCGAGTTCTCGCGCCTCGTCCTCGTCATCGGCGTCCTGCAGGACAAGGACGCCGCCGCGATCCTCGCCGAACTCCATGAGGAGCTCGCCGGGATCCTCGAGGACGTCTGCCTGACGCAGTCGACGTCGCCCCGCTCCATCCCTGCCGCGGACCTCCTGCAGGCGGCGCTGTCGGCGGGCTTCGCGGAGGAGAACATCAACATCGCCCCCGGGCTGGACGACGCGCTGGAGTGGGCCGTGATGAAGGCGGAGGAGAACAACGACCTCGCCGGAGGGATCCTCGTAACCGGCTCGATCACCGTGGTCGGGGAAGCCCGCACGCTCCTAGGGAAGTAG